The Aliiroseovarius pelagivivens genome contains a region encoding:
- a CDS encoding amidase, which produces MTTFTGPEICKLEAHKVVALLRKGDISSEELIDASVARLAQVEPDVNAVPVVCADRARAAAKTLDGDPDHPGWLAGLPIGIKDLTPVADVRTTFGTKALADNIPKESDPIVTRLEAHGGVVMGKTNTPEFGAGANTFNDVFGATLNPWNTRMNAGGSSGGAAVSLATGSLWLSHGSDHGGSLRTPAAYCGIVGLRPSMGLCASASVTGFIGEGVQGPMARSVTDCALFLDAMAGFEPRAPLSFPAPETPYQEAVKRADTKLRIGFAPDLGGFAPVDTDMAEYLQRAMTAMEGAGATVEEACPDLTDLERTYHVIRGGMWAANFIKAPKNLTQHFKPTLAENLSFGLSLTAEDIAKAQLSRSLIYDNMRGFLDRYDVLACPVVGNMPHPQSEEWVREVGGQTLTGYMDWLSFAFLATVAGLPAISVPVGLSDDGMPVGIQLIGPPRGEAKLLAAARAVEMVMGGPLGPIDPVTSKS; this is translated from the coding sequence TATCGTCAGAAGAGTTGATCGATGCGTCCGTGGCGCGGTTGGCGCAGGTCGAGCCGGACGTGAACGCCGTACCTGTGGTCTGCGCAGATCGGGCGCGGGCGGCCGCCAAGACGTTGGATGGGGATCCGGATCACCCAGGATGGCTGGCGGGACTTCCCATTGGGATCAAGGATCTGACCCCCGTGGCTGACGTGCGTACGACCTTTGGGACCAAGGCGTTGGCAGACAATATCCCGAAAGAGAGTGACCCGATCGTCACGCGGCTTGAGGCGCACGGTGGTGTGGTCATGGGCAAGACCAACACGCCCGAATTCGGGGCCGGCGCCAATACGTTTAACGACGTGTTTGGGGCGACATTGAACCCGTGGAACACACGGATGAACGCGGGCGGTTCATCGGGAGGCGCCGCCGTGTCTCTTGCCACGGGATCACTGTGGCTGAGCCATGGTTCGGACCATGGGGGAAGCCTGCGCACACCCGCCGCGTATTGCGGGATTGTGGGGCTGCGGCCCAGCATGGGGCTGTGCGCTTCGGCGTCCGTGACTGGGTTCATCGGCGAAGGCGTTCAGGGGCCGATGGCACGCTCTGTCACAGATTGTGCGCTGTTTCTGGATGCAATGGCCGGTTTCGAACCCCGCGCGCCGCTGTCGTTCCCTGCGCCCGAGACGCCCTATCAAGAGGCGGTCAAACGCGCCGACACGAAGCTGCGCATTGGGTTCGCCCCCGATCTTGGTGGTTTCGCCCCGGTGGACACAGATATGGCGGAGTATCTGCAGCGCGCCATGACCGCGATGGAGGGCGCTGGCGCTACGGTCGAGGAAGCTTGCCCGGACCTGACTGATCTGGAACGCACCTATCATGTGATCCGGGGTGGCATGTGGGCGGCGAACTTCATTAAAGCCCCTAAAAACCTGACCCAGCATTTCAAGCCGACACTGGCCGAGAACCTGTCCTTTGGACTGTCACTGACCGCTGAAGATATCGCGAAGGCGCAGCTGTCGCGCTCGTTGATCTACGACAATATGCGTGGCTTCCTTGATCGCTATGACGTGCTGGCCTGCCCGGTGGTCGGCAACATGCCCCATCCGCAATCCGAGGAATGGGTGCGTGAGGTCGGCGGTCAAACCCTGACGGGCTACATGGACTGGCTGAGCTTTGCCTTCTTGGCGACCGTGGCGGGGCTGCCCGCGATCTCGGTGCCTGTGGGTCTGTCGGATGACGGGATGCCGGTCGGGATTCAGCTGATTGGCCCCCCGCGTGGCGAGGCCAAGCTTCTGGCCGCAGCCCGTGCGGTTGAAATGGTGATGGGTGGGCCACTTGGTCCGATTGACCCGGTCACCTCCAAAAGCTAA
- a CDS encoding malonate--CoA ligase → MYDQNHLAHAISRASDGRHDATFLKDGRTGKVTSYGDFWANAERMAAALVALGVAPGDRVAVQAPKEPAMLELYVGTVLAGGVFLPLNTAYTPDEVAYFLGDAAPRVFVCEPGKLDALTPVAEDAQVAHVLSLGAGETGTLVPARDAQKPGFDAVAREALDLAAILYTSGTTGRSKGAMLTHRALASNSETLRDYWRFTDKDVLIHALPIFHTHGLFVATNVTLMAGGAAVFLPGFDAEAIIDAMPNATALMGVPTFYTRLLKDDRLAEASKGMRLFVSGSAPLLAETHDRWCEVTGHAILERYGMTETNMNTSNPYDGERRAGTVGFPLPGVEVKVCDPVSGATLSDGEIGVLEVRGNNVFAGYWQMPEKTAEELRADGWFITGDLAMIDPDGYVTIVGRGKDLIITGGFNVYPKEVEGVIDELPGVLESAVIAVPHEDFGEAVVAVVVAQDRASLDEATLKTGLAESLAKFKQPKRIVVVDELPRNTMGKVQKNVMRDTYADLLKG, encoded by the coding sequence ATGTACGACCAGAACCACCTTGCCCACGCCATTTCTCGCGCCTCGGATGGGCGTCACGACGCCACTTTCCTTAAGGATGGGCGCACGGGAAAAGTGACCAGCTATGGTGATTTCTGGGCCAATGCTGAACGCATGGCAGCGGCTTTGGTGGCACTGGGCGTCGCGCCGGGGGATCGTGTGGCTGTGCAGGCCCCGAAAGAGCCCGCGATGCTGGAGCTTTACGTGGGCACGGTGCTGGCAGGTGGCGTGTTCTTACCGCTGAACACGGCCTATACGCCGGACGAGGTGGCCTATTTTCTCGGTGATGCCGCCCCACGCGTGTTCGTGTGTGAGCCGGGCAAGCTGGACGCTCTGACGCCCGTGGCAGAAGACGCGCAGGTGGCGCATGTGCTTTCGCTTGGCGCAGGAGAGACGGGGACGCTCGTCCCCGCTCGTGACGCGCAGAAGCCGGGGTTTGACGCCGTGGCGCGTGAGGCGCTGGACTTGGCCGCGATCCTCTATACCTCTGGCACCACCGGGCGATCCAAGGGTGCAATGCTGACCCACAGGGCGCTGGCGTCGAACAGCGAAACCCTGCGGGACTACTGGCGCTTCACCGACAAGGATGTGTTGATCCACGCGCTGCCGATTTTCCACACTCACGGGCTGTTTGTGGCGACCAATGTGACCCTGATGGCAGGCGGGGCGGCGGTCTTCCTGCCGGGCTTCGATGCTGAAGCGATCATTGATGCGATGCCGAATGCGACCGCGCTGATGGGCGTGCCGACCTTCTATACGCGCCTCCTGAAAGACGACCGTCTGGCCGAGGCGTCCAAGGGGATGCGGCTCTTCGTGTCCGGATCCGCGCCGCTTCTGGCCGAGACCCATGATCGCTGGTGTGAGGTCACGGGCCACGCAATTCTTGAGCGCTATGGCATGACCGAGACCAACATGAACACGTCGAACCCATATGACGGCGAGCGCCGTGCCGGCACGGTTGGCTTCCCGCTGCCCGGCGTCGAGGTGAAGGTGTGTGATCCGGTGTCCGGCGCTACGCTATCCGATGGGGAAATTGGTGTGCTGGAAGTGCGAGGGAATAACGTCTTTGCGGGCTATTGGCAGATGCCGGAAAAGACCGCCGAAGAGCTGCGCGCCGATGGATGGTTCATCACCGGTGACTTGGCGATGATCGACCCGGATGGCTATGTGACCATCGTTGGGCGGGGCAAGGACCTGATCATCACCGGCGGGTTCAACGTCTACCCGAAAGAGGTCGAAGGCGTAATCGACGAGCTTCCCGGCGTGTTGGAAAGCGCCGTGATCGCCGTGCCGCATGAGGATTTCGGCGAGGCTGTCGTGGCTGTTGTCGTGGCACAAGACCGAGCATCGCTAGACGAGGCCACATTGAAAACGGGCTTGGCTGAAAGCTTGGCCAAATTTAAGCAGCCCAAGCGGATCGTCGTGGTGGATGAATTGCCACGCAACACGATGGGCAAGGTGCAGAAGAATGTCATGCGTGACACCTATGCGGATCTGTTGAAGGGGTAG
- a CDS encoding NAD(P)/FAD-dependent oxidoreductase: MPPKAPRRIYEDYAYSDAARAECIWPRPEGDWPALAGDHQVGVAVIGGGFTGLSAALHLAESGAEVVVLDAIAPGWGASGRNGGFCTIGGDKLGLSGIRKRFGDDATRAYFSAQKAAVELVAELLERHKIDAETHSDGELVLAHTPRAMTDLRAEQSEWAELGHPAELIPAENLKSRGMNGAFHGGLVLPLGFALNPGRYVSGLARAAQAAGATLSANSPVTHIDHGDSQHVLTTPTARITAKKLIIATNGYSSDGVPDWLTGRYLPVQSNILVTRKLTQDEIAAQGWSTDLMAYDSRNLLHYFRLLPDGRFLFGARGNVGASAEGQAAMRARMKQHLAAMFPAWRDIETPHFWSGLISLSQDLLPYAGPIGNTTSAWAGLNFHGNGVAMGTWTGARLADMALSRTTELPVHTRPLPRFPFPALRRNYLHAAFVGYRLKDGPPPR; encoded by the coding sequence ATGCCCCCCAAAGCACCCAGACGCATCTACGAGGACTACGCCTATTCCGACGCCGCGCGTGCCGAATGCATTTGGCCGCGTCCCGAAGGTGATTGGCCCGCGCTTGCAGGTGATCATCAGGTTGGAGTCGCGGTCATTGGCGGCGGCTTCACCGGGCTTTCGGCGGCACTTCACCTCGCTGAATCCGGGGCCGAAGTGGTGGTTCTTGACGCCATAGCTCCCGGCTGGGGCGCGTCTGGCCGCAATGGCGGGTTTTGCACGATCGGCGGCGACAAACTGGGGCTAAGCGGCATACGAAAGCGCTTTGGTGACGATGCCACACGGGCGTATTTCTCAGCCCAGAAAGCTGCGGTCGAACTGGTGGCCGAGCTGTTGGAGCGCCACAAGATCGACGCCGAAACCCACTCGGACGGCGAGCTTGTTCTGGCCCATACGCCCCGCGCCATGACCGACCTGCGCGCCGAGCAATCAGAATGGGCCGAGCTGGGCCACCCGGCCGAACTGATCCCCGCGGAAAACCTGAAGAGCCGCGGCATGAACGGCGCGTTTCATGGCGGGTTGGTCCTGCCCTTGGGATTTGCTCTAAACCCCGGGCGCTATGTCAGTGGTTTGGCCCGCGCCGCCCAAGCAGCCGGGGCAACCCTGTCAGCCAACAGCCCCGTCACCCATATTGACCACGGTGATTCCCAGCACGTCCTGACGACGCCAACGGCCCGGATCACCGCGAAGAAGCTGATCATCGCCACCAATGGCTATTCCTCGGACGGCGTGCCTGACTGGCTGACCGGGCGCTATTTGCCGGTGCAGTCCAACATCCTTGTGACCCGCAAACTCACCCAAGACGAGATCGCGGCACAGGGCTGGAGCACCGACCTGATGGCCTATGACAGCCGCAACCTTCTGCATTATTTCCGATTGCTGCCAGACGGACGGTTCCTGTTCGGCGCGCGCGGTAATGTCGGCGCCAGCGCCGAGGGTCAGGCCGCGATGCGCGCACGGATGAAACAACACCTTGCCGCCATGTTCCCGGCCTGGCGAGATATCGAGACCCCGCATTTCTGGTCGGGCCTCATCAGCCTGTCGCAAGACCTGCTGCCCTATGCCGGACCGATCGGAAACACCACTTCCGCCTGGGCCGGTCTGAACTTTCACGGCAATGGCGTCGCCATGGGAACATGGACCGGCGCGCGACTGGCCGACATGGCACTTAGCCGGACAACCGAGCTGCCCGTGCACACACGCCCCCTGCCACGCTTCCCGTTCCCGGCCCTAAGACGCAACTATCTGCACGCGGCCTTTGTGGGCTACCGGCTGAAAGACGGTCCGCCGCCCAGATAA
- a CDS encoding glutamine synthetase family protein, whose protein sequence is MSDFLEEYATYCKTHGRPDRVELMLCDANAVLRGKWLPGDDEKKLADGAVRLPLSTYAPNIMGEEVEATGLGIIVGDPDGRIVPVAGSLKPVPWAKGNVAQVQVEMIDPDTGEISDLSSRQQLVRMVDKLHNAGLHPVLATELEFYLFKPRTEQDAAPTPPDRSPDAQNYDLEVLERTQDILDDILKASELQGLATDTLIAEYGPGQFEINFHHTDDVMWAADTALLFKRLVRGVARTHGMEATFMAKPYADFPGNGMHVHASVVDRDGKNVFDDGTDGPSDALTHAVGGTLDTMRDLQAIFAPHMNSYRRFKPLSFAPSAPDWGFDNRAAGVRLPETKGPGARLEHRIAGADVNPYLVITAILGGMLHGLNTKPALPLPLDDAGAEPAETLSADWFQTVERFAASDVAVEIFGQRYVDVYAAIRRDEIAQLTHEITHVEYRTYLGRL, encoded by the coding sequence GTGAGCGACTTTCTGGAAGAATACGCAACCTATTGCAAAACCCATGGGCGTCCTGACCGGGTCGAGCTGATGCTGTGCGACGCCAACGCGGTGTTGCGCGGCAAATGGTTGCCGGGTGACGATGAAAAGAAACTGGCCGACGGCGCTGTGCGCCTGCCGCTGTCGACCTACGCGCCCAACATCATGGGTGAAGAGGTCGAGGCAACCGGGCTGGGTATCATCGTCGGCGACCCCGACGGGCGCATCGTCCCCGTTGCGGGATCGCTGAAACCGGTGCCATGGGCCAAAGGCAACGTCGCGCAGGTGCAGGTCGAAATGATTGACCCCGACACCGGCGAGATTTCGGACCTGTCCTCGCGCCAGCAGCTTGTGCGTATGGTCGACAAGCTGCACAACGCAGGGCTTCATCCCGTGTTGGCGACTGAGCTTGAGTTCTACCTGTTCAAACCCCGCACCGAGCAAGACGCAGCTCCGACGCCGCCCGATCGCAGCCCGGATGCGCAGAACTATGACCTTGAGGTGCTGGAACGCACGCAGGACATTCTGGACGACATTCTGAAAGCGTCCGAGCTTCAGGGACTGGCCACAGACACGTTGATCGCCGAATACGGCCCCGGCCAGTTTGAGATCAACTTCCACCACACTGACGATGTGATGTGGGCGGCTGACACCGCACTGCTGTTCAAACGTCTTGTGCGTGGGGTGGCCCGGACGCATGGGATGGAAGCCACTTTCATGGCCAAACCCTATGCCGACTTCCCCGGCAACGGAATGCACGTGCATGCCTCAGTCGTGGATCGTGACGGGAAGAACGTGTTTGACGATGGCACGGATGGTCCGTCAGATGCGCTGACACACGCGGTGGGCGGGACGCTGGACACGATGCGTGACCTGCAGGCAATCTTTGCCCCGCATATGAACTCTTACCGTCGCTTCAAACCGCTAAGCTTCGCGCCTTCGGCCCCCGATTGGGGATTTGACAACCGCGCCGCTGGGGTGCGTCTGCCCGAAACCAAAGGACCGGGTGCACGTCTGGAGCATCGCATCGCAGGCGCCGATGTGAACCCCTATCTGGTGATCACCGCGATCCTTGGCGGCATGTTGCACGGGCTGAACACCAAACCCGCCCTGCCCCTGCCTTTGGACGATGCGGGTGCTGAACCGGCAGAAACCCTGTCGGCCGACTGGTTCCAGACGGTCGAGCGGTTCGCGGCTTCAGACGTAGCAGTCGAAATCTTCGGTCAGCGTTATGTGGATGTCTATGCCGCCATACGCCGGGACGAGATCGCGCAGCTTACCCATGAAATCACCCATGTGGAGTATCGAACCTACCTCGGACGTCTCTGA
- a CDS encoding ABC transporter permease yields MRRLSWFNTVSLTLGFAFLYIPMIILIIYSFNGGKLVTVWTGFSTKWYGELFRNEAFLDAAWVTVKVAVMSSTVATVLGTMAAYVMVRAGRFPGRTLFSGMIYAPLVMPEVITGLSLLLLFIAIGLDRGVLTIVLAHTTFSMCYVSVVVSSRLVTFDQSLEEAALDLGCTGFEAFRLVTLPIIAPAVISGWLLAFTLSLDDLVIASFTSGPSSTTLPIKIFSAVRLGVSPEINALSTIMIALVAVGVIGASLSSKRSIAKRAKDEQEAIQ; encoded by the coding sequence ATGAGACGTCTAAGTTGGTTCAATACCGTATCGCTGACCCTTGGGTTTGCCTTCCTCTACATCCCGATGATCATCCTGATCATCTACTCCTTCAACGGCGGCAAATTGGTCACAGTTTGGACGGGATTCTCGACCAAATGGTATGGGGAACTGTTCCGCAATGAAGCGTTCCTTGATGCCGCTTGGGTCACCGTGAAGGTGGCGGTGATGTCATCGACCGTGGCGACTGTGCTGGGCACGATGGCAGCCTATGTCATGGTTCGCGCAGGCCGCTTCCCCGGACGCACTCTGTTTAGCGGCATGATCTATGCGCCGCTGGTAATGCCCGAGGTAATCACCGGCCTGTCGCTGTTGCTACTGTTCATCGCCATCGGTCTAGATCGCGGCGTGCTGACCATCGTCTTGGCGCACACGACCTTTTCGATGTGCTATGTTTCGGTCGTGGTGTCGTCACGCCTTGTGACCTTCGATCAGTCGTTGGAAGAGGCTGCATTAGACCTTGGCTGTACGGGGTTCGAGGCCTTCCGCCTTGTCACCCTGCCGATCATCGCGCCTGCTGTGATCTCGGGCTGGCTTCTGGCCTTCACCCTGTCGCTGGATGACCTTGTGATCGCCAGCTTCACATCGGGCCCAAGCTCGACCACGCTGCCAATCAAGATCTTCTCGGCCGTGCGTCTGGGCGTCAGCCCCGAGATTAACGCCCTGTCCACAATCATGATTGCCCTTGTAGCGGTCGGCGTGATTGGGGCATCCCTCAGCTCGAAACGGTCCATCGCGAAACGCGCGAAGGACGAACAGGAGGCCATCCAGTGA
- a CDS encoding ABC transporter permease subunit, giving the protein MKRFSLISVPYFWLLALFLVPFLIVLKISLSDTALAIPPYTPTLDLSEGWAGFRDWWSKLDIENFTWLTQDDLYWKAYLSSLKIATLSTILALLVGFPIAYGMSRAPDEWRPTLMMMIILPFWTSFLIRVYAWKAILSQEGLLNQLLMNIGLISEPLTILNTNTAVYIGIVYTYLPFMVLPIYSALERLDESLLEAAEDLGCSRMTAFWLVTLPLAKQGIIAGSFLVFIPAMGEFVIPSLLGGSKTLMIGKVLWEEFFSNRDWPVASAVAVILLLILIIPIVLFQRNEEKQREAGK; this is encoded by the coding sequence ATGAAACGCTTCAGCCTGATTTCGGTCCCCTATTTCTGGCTATTGGCGCTGTTTTTGGTGCCATTCCTGATCGTGTTGAAGATCAGCTTGTCAGATACGGCTCTGGCCATCCCGCCCTACACACCGACGCTCGACCTGTCCGAAGGCTGGGCCGGGTTCCGGGATTGGTGGTCCAAGCTAGACATCGAGAACTTCACATGGCTCACGCAGGACGATCTGTACTGGAAGGCCTATTTGTCGAGCCTGAAGATCGCGACCCTGTCGACGATCCTTGCGCTGCTGGTCGGGTTCCCCATCGCCTATGGCATGAGCCGCGCGCCCGATGAATGGCGCCCCACCCTGATGATGATGATCATCCTACCCTTCTGGACTTCGTTCCTGATCCGCGTCTATGCGTGGAAGGCGATCCTGAGTCAGGAAGGACTTCTGAACCAACTGTTGATGAATATCGGTCTGATCAGTGAACCGCTGACCATCCTGAACACCAACACCGCCGTCTACATCGGCATCGTTTACACCTATCTGCCCTTCATGGTGCTGCCCATTTACTCGGCGCTAGAGCGTCTTGACGAAAGCCTTTTGGAGGCCGCCGAAGACCTTGGCTGCTCGCGCATGACCGCGTTCTGGCTGGTCACGCTTCCCTTGGCGAAACAGGGTATTATCGCGGGGTCGTTCCTTGTGTTCATCCCTGCCATGGGCGAATTCGTGATCCCGTCGCTTCTGGGCGGATCGAAGACCCTGATGATCGGTAAAGTTCTGTGGGAAGAGTTCTTCTCGAACCGCGACTGGCCAGTGGCGTCTGCCGTGGCCGTGATCCTGCTGCTGATCCTCATCATCCCGATCGTGCTGTTCCAGCGCAACGAGGAAAAACAAAGGGAGGCCGGCAAATGA
- a CDS encoding ABC transporter ATP-binding protein: protein MSDAATATALADFVPWEDPQATPLIRFQNVTKRFGDFTAIDDLTIDIYEKEFFALLGPSGCGKTTMMRMLGGFETQTEGTILIDGQDVGPIPPNKRAVNMMFQSYALFPHLSVAENIAFGLKRDKLPKDQIAARVDEMLNLVQLDKFANRKPHQISGGQRQRVALARSLAKAPKLLLLDEPLGALDKKLRQDTQFELMDIQEQTGTTFVIVTHDQEEAMTVASRIAVMDHGKIIQVDTPAKIYEEPGSIYVADFIGDVNLIKGNVTKSGDDHASISWAEGQQDLVGIAHTEIPVGTSATLAVRPEKVAISVEKPEGVTNAIRGKVLDIAYLGNMSTYVIEIPTGEHIKAQAANTRRIRRRAITWEQEVWLSFTDTAGVVLTS, encoded by the coding sequence ATGTCCGACGCCGCCACTGCAACGGCTCTTGCCGATTTTGTCCCCTGGGAAGATCCCCAGGCCACCCCGTTGATCCGCTTCCAGAACGTCACCAAGCGCTTTGGTGACTTCACGGCGATCGACGATCTGACCATCGACATCTACGAAAAAGAATTCTTCGCTCTGCTCGGCCCATCGGGTTGTGGCAAGACAACGATGATGCGGATGTTGGGCGGCTTCGAGACCCAGACCGAGGGCACCATTCTGATCGACGGTCAGGACGTGGGGCCAATCCCGCCAAACAAGCGCGCGGTGAACATGATGTTCCAAAGCTATGCGCTGTTCCCGCACCTGTCGGTTGCCGAAAACATCGCTTTTGGCCTGAAGCGCGACAAGCTGCCGAAGGACCAGATTGCGGCACGCGTCGACGAGATGCTGAACCTTGTGCAACTGGACAAGTTTGCCAACCGCAAGCCGCACCAGATCTCGGGTGGTCAGCGGCAGCGTGTGGCGCTGGCGCGCTCGCTAGCGAAAGCACCGAAGCTTTTGCTGCTGGACGAACCCCTTGGCGCGCTTGATAAAAAACTGCGTCAGGACACGCAGTTTGAACTGATGGACATTCAGGAACAGACCGGCACCACCTTTGTGATCGTGACCCACGATCAGGAAGAGGCGATGACCGTCGCCAGCCGCATCGCCGTGATGGATCACGGCAAGATCATTCAGGTCGATACACCTGCGAAAATCTATGAAGAGCCCGGTTCGATCTATGTTGCTGACTTCATCGGCGACGTGAACCTGATTAAAGGCAACGTCACCAAATCCGGCGACGACCATGCCTCGATCAGCTGGGCCGAAGGCCAGCAGGATCTGGTCGGTATTGCCCATACTGAAATCCCGGTCGGGACCAGCGCAACGCTTGCCGTCCGCCCCGAGAAAGTCGCAATTTCGGTCGAGAAGCCCGAAGGCGTCACCAACGCAATCCGCGGCAAAGTGCTGGACATCGCCTATCTGGGCAACATGTCCACCTATGTGATCGAAATCCCGACAGGGGAACACATCAAGGCGCAGGCGGCAAACACCCGCCGCATCCGCCGCCGTGCGATCACTTGGGAACAGGAAGTATGGCTGTCCTTCACGGACACCGCTGGCGTGGTGTTGACGTCATGA
- a CDS encoding polyamine ABC transporter substrate-binding protein, translating to MKKSWLMLSAAFVMGATAATAEEVRVYNWSDYIDEDLLAKFEAETGIDLIYDVFDSNEVLETKMLAGGSGYDVVVPSGTFLQRQIVAGAFQPLDLSKLSNHGNMWNVIAERTAAYDPGNAYSINYMWGTTGAGVNVGKVKEVLGEDAPIDSLALIFDPANMEKLAACGVHILDAPAEIIPAALAYLGENPDSHDPDVIAKAEPVLTAIAPYVQKFHSSEYINALANGDICVAVGWSGDVLQARDRAAEADNGVEIAYNAFKEGSLMWFDQMAIPADAPNPDAAHKFLNFIMDEHNMAAASNYVYYANGNEASQAHLEEDVIGDPAIYPTEAALGTLYTTAPYDAKVQRVVTRMWTKIKSGT from the coding sequence ATGAAGAAATCCTGGCTTATGCTGAGCGCAGCTTTCGTGATGGGGGCAACCGCTGCCACCGCCGAAGAAGTTCGCGTCTATAACTGGTCGGACTATATCGATGAAGATCTGCTGGCGAAATTCGAAGCCGAGACCGGGATCGACCTGATCTATGACGTGTTCGATTCGAACGAGGTTCTGGAAACCAAGATGCTGGCCGGTGGGTCGGGCTATGACGTTGTGGTTCCTTCGGGCACCTTCCTGCAGCGCCAGATCGTTGCAGGCGCTTTCCAGCCGCTGGATCTGAGCAAACTGTCCAACCACGGCAACATGTGGAACGTGATTGCCGAACGCACCGCCGCCTATGACCCCGGCAACGCGTATTCGATCAACTACATGTGGGGCACCACGGGCGCTGGCGTGAACGTCGGTAAGGTCAAGGAAGTTCTTGGCGAAGACGCTCCGATCGACAGCCTGGCTCTGATTTTTGATCCGGCCAACATGGAAAAACTGGCCGCCTGCGGTGTGCACATTCTGGACGCCCCGGCAGAAATCATCCCGGCTGCACTTGCTTATCTGGGTGAAAACCCCGACAGCCATGATCCGGACGTGATCGCCAAAGCCGAACCGGTCCTGACCGCCATTGCACCTTACGTACAGAAATTCCACAGCTCGGAATACATCAACGCTCTTGCCAATGGCGACATCTGCGTAGCCGTGGGCTGGTCGGGCGATGTTCTGCAGGCACGTGACCGTGCTGCTGAAGCCGACAATGGTGTTGAAATCGCCTATAACGCCTTCAAGGAAGGTTCGCTAATGTGGTTCGACCAGATGGCGATCCCGGCGGATGCTCCGAACCCTGATGCTGCGCACAAGTTCCTGAACTTCATCATGGACGAGCACAACATGGCGGCTGCGTCGAACTATGTTTACTACGCAAACGGCAACGAAGCTTCGCAAGCGCATCTGGAAGAAGATGTAATCGGCGATCCGGCTATCTATCCCACCGAGGCAGCGCTTGGCACGCTCTACACCACCGCGCCTTACGACGCCAAAGTCCAGCGTGTCGTGACGCGCATGTGGACTAAAATCAAGTCGGGCACCTAA
- a CDS encoding GntR family transcriptional regulator translates to MSDRQAKLPDHQRVYRKLREMILFGELAPGQPVTIQGLVSTLDVGMTPVREAIRRLTSEGALEFKGNRRVSVPQPDMTQWNDIAYARLSVEPELARKATENIGAEELARLVSYDDQLNAAIDQGDVRGYLEHNYRFHAYLYDLAGSEVLSSIANMLWLRAGPSLRVVLGRYGTANLPDKHAEAMAAMRAGDGEGVAGAIREDIEQGIAQVRETLLSA, encoded by the coding sequence TTGTCTGATCGCCAAGCGAAACTGCCAGATCATCAGCGTGTTTACCGCAAATTGCGGGAAATGATTCTGTTCGGGGAATTGGCCCCAGGCCAACCTGTCACCATTCAAGGGCTGGTCTCGACGCTCGATGTGGGCATGACACCTGTGCGTGAAGCGATCCGACGGCTGACGTCGGAAGGGGCGCTGGAGTTCAAAGGGAATCGCCGTGTTTCGGTGCCGCAGCCCGACATGACGCAGTGGAATGACATTGCTTATGCCCGCCTGTCGGTCGAACCCGAGTTGGCCCGTAAAGCCACAGAAAACATTGGGGCAGAAGAACTTGCCCGCCTTGTTTCCTATGATGATCAATTGAATGCAGCGATCGACCAAGGCGATGTGCGCGGATATCTGGAACACAACTATCGTTTCCATGCCTACCTGTATGACCTTGCCGGATCCGAGGTCCTGTCTTCCATCGCAAATATGTTGTGGCTTCGGGCAGGCCCGTCGCTGCGCGTGGTGCTGGGCCGCTATGGCACGGCCAATCTTCCTGACAAACATGCCGAAGCCATGGCCGCGATGCGCGCGGGCGATGGGGAAGGGGTCGCGGGTGCCATTCGCGAAGACATCGAGCAGGGAATCGCTCAGGTCCGCGAGACGCTTTTGTCTGCCTGA